The Coffea arabica cultivar ET-39 chromosome 6e, Coffea Arabica ET-39 HiFi, whole genome shotgun sequence genome contains the following window.
ActgtaatttttcattttttttccatcttttatattaaatgAACCTAAACATAAAACTCATCTATCGAATCTTTTGTTCTCTACCCTAATTTCTAAAAGAATAACCAAACTCTCTCTATTGCTCACCCTTAAACTCAAAGATCGTCGTGTTCTTTTGTAGTTTTATTAGATTTAGTTTAATTTTAGAAGTTCCAATGCATTTTGTTTAATTTGAGAATATGGTTGTGATTCATGTaggatttaagatttttttccaaatagGTACAATTGAGATGAATATATTTGTTTGAATTcacaattttaaatatttatttgtgtttaaaaatatttaacatTTTATCCGATGATATCTTAACTTGGTCCATGAGATATCTTATTAGATAAGCGTGTCATCGAACTAGAGTTGAACCTGTTTGAATTTCGATTCGATCACTCTGCCGGTTCAATTAGCGGTCTGAGTTTTAAAACATTTTATTATATCTCAGCAGACAAAAATTTCATGGTGTCAATGTCTTCAATCTCCATTTGACAGCCGACGTTTTGCGGCCTATCATTCGATGAATCAAATGGCGCTTGTGcattcacaaaaatcaccagcCCACCGTCTCCTCTTCTGCAATATCAGGGGCCACACAACGTCATTGTGAGCAGTAAGTGCCGTGCGGTTATAATCACGTAGTATGCTTTAATTTCACCACAGTTCTCTAAGCCTACATATTCTCACCGTCCAGCGCTGTCTTACGTGGAACTCTCATTATGCTTGCTGACGTCCTTTTCTACGAATAAATAAACCTCAATAATTGACTTCCTAATTCAACCTTTGccatcatacattcccaaaattGCACAAACTTTAGACGTTGACGATGTTGCCCCCACCTCAATTCCACCCACATCGTAGACGTGGCACTTCTGTAATTGTCATCTTTTTCTTGGACTACAATTGCATCATATTATATGTATTActaatataataatttttttttcctagtcTGTGccttaatataaatattatgtACATATAAAACATGGTGACAAGAAGGACAAAAAAGTAATTTCGATAAGACAAGAAGTTGGCTTCAAAGTGTTTTACTCGCTTACCTCTGCTCGTTTACCGCATGTGCCGCACACGTGTCTCGCCCAATCATTCACATAATCCAAACGCTGCAGTTAGTACCCATCGACGATCTTGACACGTAATCCTTCCATCAAGCTGATCACAGCCGTCAGATTGAAGAGCCGGAGGATAATCtaaattgaccattttaccctacATCGACTATATATTTGCCCACCTGAGGAACTAGGCAAGAAATTAGAGAAGAGAGGCGACTAGAGAGCTCTCGTTGGTTTAGCTCGCCAACCCTAGTGAAAGCCCTTATTTCTTTGCCTTCCTCTACTGCCCCAGTTGCGAATGCAGAGAGATGAGAATTGCTTCGCTTCTTAACCCCCATTTGGGCGGCGGAAGGTCCCAAAAACAACCCACCGGCGGCAGGAATTGCCACCGGAAACACGTCGAAGACGGGTGAATCCTTTCACCCCTTCTCAGCCAGCTTAAATATTTTCCCAGTCCAACAAAACAGTGCAGTTCTTCAGCCTGTCAACCAAAACAAACCCTTTAGTTTTCTTGtactattttcattttttttcagcaAAATCATTCTACAGAGCGCCGATGACAATGGGGTCCGAGGAGAAATGCGGAGTACTTCGCGGAAAGTACGAGCTGGGGCGGCTTTTGGGCCACGGGACTTTTGCTAAGGTGTATATGTCGCGGAACCTGCAAACGGGCAAGAGCGTGGCCATGAAAGTTGTCGGGAAAGAGAAGGTGATAAAGGTAGGGATGATGGAGCAAATCAAACGAGAAATCTCCGTCATGAAGATGGTGAAGCATCCCAACATCGTGGAtttgcatgaggtattggctagTAAAAGCAAGATTTACTTTGCCATGGAGCTTATTCGCGGCGGAGAATTGTTCGCTAAAATCGCCAAAGGCCGGCTCCGGGAAGAAGTCGCTAGGAATTATTTCCAGCAGTTGATGTCGGCCATTGATTTCTGCCACAGCCGCGGGGTGTATCATAGAGACTTGAAGCCTGAGAATCTCCTCCTAGATGAGGATGGGAATTTGAAGGTGACAGATTTTGGGCTCAGCGCCTTCACCGATCATCTCCGGCAAGATGGACTATTGCATACCACATGCGGAACGCCGGCCTACGTCGCACCGGAGGTGATTGGCAAGAAGGGTTATGATGGGGCTAGAGCGGATATCTGGTCATGTGGGGTAATTCTCTTCGTGCTGTTGGCCGGATATTTGCCTTTCCAGGATGATAATCTTGTTTCCATGTATAGGAAAATTTACCGCGGAGATTTCAAGTGCCCGCCTTGGTTGTCACCGGAAGCTCGGAAATTGATAACCAAGATGTTGGATCCCAACCCAAGTACGAGGGTTTCCATTTCCAAGATTATGGATTCTTCTTGGTTTAAGAAATCGGTGCCTAAAACTTTGAGAAGTAAGGAGGAGCAAGAATTCGCGGTGGTGGAGGATGAAGGTGTTGTAGCAAGGGGGAAGGAGATTGAGACTTTGAATGCTTTCCACATCATCTCTTTATCGGAAGGATTTGACTTGTCGCCCCTTTTtgaggagaagaaaagggagGAGAAAGAAGAGTTGAGATTTGCAACGACAAAGCCAGCTAGCAGTGTCATCTCTAAGCTTGAGGAGGTAGCGAAAACAAAGAATTTCAGCTTCAAGAGGAGCGATTCCTGTGTTAGATTGCAGGGGTTGGAAAACGGAAGAAAAGGCAAGCTAGGAATTGCTGCTGATATCTTCGCCGTGGCACCTTCATTTGTGGTGGTTGAGGTGAAGAAGTCTAGTGGTGATACTTTGGAGTACAACCAATTCTGCAACAAAGAGCTCAGACCAGCACTCAAGGACATTGTTTGGACCACTCCAGCTGGGAATTCAATGCCTGCTGCTTGATTATGCGGGGAAACCAAGATTCATCCATCATATGATTGGATTATCCATTGACGTTGTATTTGTTTCTAGTATTATGTTGAAATTGTGATACTGCTCTTGAATTATGAGGCTCTGAATTGGGATTTGTTCATTTAGCTATAGGATATCTTGATCATTTGTCCAAGTTTCAGTTAGGTTACGTATCCTTGTGTTTTGCTGTGAAATTGTGAATGGATCTGTGAATCAGAATTTCACTGTTGAATTAATCAACTTTGTGAATGGAATCGTGGCTTTTTGTGCAACTTGGATTATTATTTTGTTCACTGTTCCTCTTCTTAGAATATTCATAAAAGGATTCTCCCCTTTAAAACAAGATGCTATCAATTTGTAAGGTTTCAAGACTCGCATCTGCAtggaagagaaagagagaagaaagataaaagagaaTGTTTTAAAAGCTGATTGTTTCGATCATTTATTTAAAACTTGATAGTACGTTAAAAGTTAGGCAGGTTTCAATAACTCAAGTAGGGCTCAAACCAAACCATGTTCATCATCCTACAATAATTGTTGTCACTTTTTCTGTTCCAACTTGCAAGGGACCATGTGCACTTTTTCCAGTTTCAGGACAGTTTGTACCCTCAAATCCAACTTTGGGTTCGGGTTGGGGAAAGATTATGTGAACTAACAACAAATCGTGATCTCTTTTTCTGTAGTATTATTTGCTTTTCAACGCAGAAGGTGTATCTTGGATAGAAGCCAAAAATAGTCCTAGTCCACCACTTGTGTGATTTACCTGCTTTCTTGATGAACATCTTGCAAAAACAGTAGTAGTCTTCCCTTACTCATTCCCTACTTTCTTGATTTCTACATTACTTTCATAGCTGAGATGTTAAGCTTATTGTTAGTGTGATGACACAaggaattataaaatttcacaaaaaatgttaTACTTTATTTTATGATATCATTTCATAGCACTAAAATTTTACTTCCCCTTTTTTCTGCCATGGGGAGTTGGGTCCAAAACCTTATTGAATTGTTGTACAGCGAAAATAACCCACATCTTATCTCTGTTGGTAGGTGGTTCTATTCTAcccaaccccaaaaaaaaaaatatctggCAGGCGGTGTAAAATGATGGGTATGCATTGCTAAACTGGGCTGTTAAGTTTATTTGGTAGGATCCAAGCTCTACTTCTTTCGCCGGGCCTGCTGTTAAATTTAGCACAAGGGCTTATCTTTAGTCAACGTCACAGTCACATTCATTTTAGGTCTATGATTGAATGTAAACGCTGTCCTGTCCCAAAATTCAGCTAGGCAAAGGTCACAACATTAAAGCAAGGAAGTCACAATATTGGCGAGTGATAAAAACGACTCCAAACACttcatttgtattttttttgctTGGGATTGACTGCAAATAATCGTCCCAGCCTGACTACTACCTTTTATGACAATGAGAAATTGTTTGACAAATTAATGGTAGTATTCAAGAATCACATTTTATACAAAAACTATTAATACACGATAGAAAAACATACTTTACTTACGATGGAGCTTGGTGAGTTGTCAAGAAGAAATTTGTTGTTGCCCCAGCTTGGTGGAGTAACTAGTACTGTTAGATCTTCTGACCCCTCCAAATTGTGGTAATTGCATGTACTTCAGTGATTCGAACAAATGGGAAAAAGCAAAAGCAATCCTGAAGTACTCAACATTTGTCACATACATGTGAATTAGGGATCGGATGATATGATTTGGTGCCAGAAAACTAACACTAGTCAGTTGCATAACCCTGAAGTACTAGACAGAAAAGCAGGAGGATAAGAATTATTGGTTCCTAAGTTTTGCATGCAGTCAAGACATAGGACACAAGTCCCGTGGCCATgcatgaaattatttgatttctTGTCTGGTGTTCATGTGcattatcactttcattttatgtatataGCTCACCAATCAATCAACAAGGCTAGGACAGTTAGGTCTTCTTGTTTTGGCAATTCAACTAACTAACATACGTGCATGATGTCCATAATGTGCCACCATTGTTTTCATCCCAAAGATGGATTCAGTTACCATCCCTTGTAGAATTAGTACATGCAATACCCAgaagattgcatttttttttccttccaattttttttttttaaaaatttgtcctcttttttttttctggcagTTGAGTATTTTGTTAAACTGGGGAGAGaagatgtatatatatatattgtgtgCTGAATCAATTGCTTTGGAACCAAGAATATGTAGATTTCAGCTGTTTTTACTTTAACTCCCCGGTTGCTATATATCAAAGCAGGCAAATGGCACTTCGAGATGTAAATATTTTGAGTGTCACGTCATATTTCAGTTTGTTGTTATTCAAATTCATAAAACCTGAAGATTTATACTATTCTCATCGATAACCTAAGCTATCTTATATCGAGAGATCAAAACTAGCACCAAATTAAATCTATAATCGCTTTAGATACAATCTTAGCCAAAA
Protein-coding sequences here:
- the LOC113697396 gene encoding CBL-interacting serine/threonine-protein kinase 6-like; amino-acid sequence: MTMGSEEKCGVLRGKYELGRLLGHGTFAKVYMSRNLQTGKSVAMKVVGKEKVIKVGMMEQIKREISVMKMVKHPNIVDLHEVLASKSKIYFAMELIRGGELFAKIAKGRLREEVARNYFQQLMSAIDFCHSRGVYHRDLKPENLLLDEDGNLKVTDFGLSAFTDHLRQDGLLHTTCGTPAYVAPEVIGKKGYDGARADIWSCGVILFVLLAGYLPFQDDNLVSMYRKIYRGDFKCPPWLSPEARKLITKMLDPNPSTRVSISKIMDSSWFKKSVPKTLRSKEEQEFAVVEDEGVVARGKEIETLNAFHIISLSEGFDLSPLFEEKKREEKEELRFATTKPASSVISKLEEVAKTKNFSFKRSDSCVRLQGLENGRKGKLGIAADIFAVAPSFVVVEVKKSSGDTLEYNQFCNKELRPALKDIVWTTPAGNSMPAA